The sequence TTGGGAATTGCTACAGATTACGGGGAACTGGATCTACAGATCAGTTGTGAGATCTATCAAATGTTGTGGTTATATTGCATAGTGGGGcagaatacattttttttggaaataaatctggcatttctaaatggctggTCCGATCGTATAAAATtagagcaaaaatcccaaaaattttattttttacaattttgcctatagcaTCCACATTtctttcggggctgggaaaatactttgggattaaatagggaacacattaaGGTTTCCAAAACAGCTTTCTGTTTTCTGatgttgaaattttgttaaaaaaaataggtgaaaTTCCGGACATGTTttatataccaaaatgttctccgtaaagaggccttacagaaaaacacaaaattgttatatgtttttaaagaaagttatttttaataaaaagaaagtTAAGTCATCTTATAGTAGGTGCCACTACTTATTTTgcatgggaggtgccacgcctaCTAATTCGATTTCATCCATTTTCACGATGCCTATATTTGTAACAGATGAAGAGGCCAAACAAGTAATTTTCTTTGGTAAAGTATGGCTAGCAAtagattttcaaattaataactaaattcttttaaaacgtACTTACTtaatttttccttaaaatcccttctcaatttaaccattttacttttgtatacataattctaaaaattttatcaaagtttgtttgggttttttttgcgacccaaacaaagttttttttcaaatatatttacttaCTGATAACATTTCACATGTTTATTGACCTTGGCCttcatatatttattgtttcaaataaatttctctcaacaaacattttttttttttcaaagtgcAAAACACGAGTGTAAGTGCGATaacaaattttgcataaaatgtttggtatttatttaaaatctaaatagtCTGCCAATCAAAGCAttaaattcataatttaattgtttattatagaaTTCACGCTGACTGTAACTGTAGATGGTATTGGTTAACGATGAAGCAAACACACATTGATCGATGAAATGAGTCATGCCTGCAGGACAGACACAGTGCCCAGAGGAATTGCACAAACCAGATAAACAAAGTTGCTGTCCCGGTCCACAGGCACATTTATTGGGTGCTATGCATTTGCCATAAAGCCCGCAGCCCCTAAGAGAACAAAAgattaggtttttttttgttttacaatatttaaaatcttacTTTTCACATATGGGCGTACAGGTATTGTCTTGAAGGTTATAGCCCTCAAAACATTTACATACCCCAGGAGCTATGCACACACCATGCTGGCATAAACCCTGGCAGTCGGGCACACATGAATAGGTTTGAGTATCATAAACAAATCCTATATGACACTGGCATTTATAGAGGGTTTCACAGAAACCATTATCACAGTTGCTAGAATACAGAAAACCTTTTATATGACTACAAATCAATGTCTTTTAACTCCCACTTACATATAACATTCGGCCTCGCAAATATTTCTCCCCGGCCTCTTAATAAATCCAGCAAAACATTCACATTTATCGGGAGCCACACAACGACCATGACCACAGTGGGGCAAACATATGGGTTGACACCCCAAACCCTCCATCCATTTGTAACCCTTGGCACAAGCACATTGCCCCGGGGCTATACACCTCTGATGCAGGCCACAGGGTATGTGATAGCAGTCGGGTATACAAAATTTCCTGCTCTcaaaatctaatacaaaacCCGGTTGACATACACAAGTGCCATCCAATAAGCAACGACCATTTTCACAGGAAATCGGGCAAGTTTGTACACAAATACCCTCCAAATTCTTAACGAAACCCTCAAAACATTCACAGTGATGAGGTGAACGACAAAAGCCATGACGACAGTTATCAGGGGATACATTACTGCAGTCTGCTATACATTTGTGCCAGTCTTTTGGAGAACGTCTAAAGCCTTCACAGCACACCTCGAAGCGATGATAGAAGGGGCTGGAGCCATTGCCTGTTATGGGCAAGTACTCCTTGGTTTGAAAGTAAAAAGCTCTATTTTTTTAGGGAAACAAAGAATTCAATTTAATAACATCTTCAGATCCTCATAAATTCCACTTACGGTTTCTcctcaaaacatttattttccgTATTATGTATGGTTTCATATAGTGTTAAATCCCAGCTGGTGGGAAATATATCTCCATAAATCTCTGAGTTAGCCAATGCTTTGCAAACACATGTTAAGATACAATAGAGAATAATTAAgctatttgaaaacattattttgtgtattttggtttttaaatgaaaatatgtaaacactgttttgttttcttaatttatttattaaatttagtttatatttagttCAAGCTTATCTGTTAttgtcatttcaaaaaaatacacaagcTTTAAAACGTCTCTGATTTTGAATATTCCCAACAATCTGTGAGAATTTGTTATCAGTAAATGTATAGAgtattatacatagagacgagacactttgctttgtcaaacaaaaataaatttggttgactccaatttatttattttgttatttgtagTTCAGAAaggtcaattggttactttatgcatcccaagtaatcgagcatgaagacaattgccactgaagtgtctctaagtaatctagagtgtagccaCTGATTAATTGTGATTAATTGTGTACTACATCCAGTAACCCAGCACTttagcaagtagtcaatgtatcgcTTATAGACAGTAATCTTGATAGCTTGGATGACTCAAATTTATATGTTTTGAGTCATTTGACACGAATGTGCACTTTGTAGAGTATtgagaagtcaattgtcactttagagactctaagtaatctagagtgtagttagtttaaatgtttattttgtactgcccTGTGGAAAGAAGTTATTTTATCTACCAGAACACAGTCGGACAGAGTCagaacttttttggaaatacacTAATACCCAGGTTTGCGTCGCTAATTGGGCCTGGATAAACGCGACGAAAACCAAAAAGACGCAGAACGAAGCACCATTTTCCaaacatttgtattgattttcatttaattggttcctagattcataatttttgctgaaaaaacttaaacaaaaacgaTGCAAACAGAAGCACTAACGCCGCAACTTCGAAGCCATGCAACGCAAACTGGAACAAAATCAACGCAACTTCGAaatcacagaaattttaaaagacgcaacttcgaaaccgACACAGAACGAAGCGGcgcaaaccggggtattagtATATATcttgcatttctaaacggctggtcggATCGGGCTTAAATTTTAAGGCgaagccaaggagtattcgagtgcaatatttttgaagaacggagttttaaagtgacatattttttaatcttaatcgaaataaatgtggatcaaaatgttccaaatatttgcaatcctattaaaattttgatagaaatatgtaataaaatatttattaactaaactcaaagaaaatttcaaagttttttttaaatttctcattctaaataacaaagtgtaaaaaaaggaaattccgattgaccgattttattaaaactcgtcatgcgttcttcttttgtttcaaaaatataagtaccaaatttctagaatttttcttggataggaaaaattttatgagaacaaatcgatttggattgcatgggcagTGGGTGTTGGGCGTGgtctatttttataaaattttaattttttcttagcTTGATTCATATAATTCttggtgccaaatttcagcactCTACAAccaatttttgccaaaaaatgtatgaagcctctgtggggcgtaggggcgacattatggtggcccttaataaacgaaagttgaaTTTGGctattctcaccccccagtttggtgaacattagtaaaaaaatcaagccctctgaaattttgagatgcatttacaaggggaaaaaatgcattttttcagtttttgtaaaaattttgccattaaataattacttttgtattaaaagaatagaaatgtgcacgtaattgtcattctaatgagacataaaaaagagaaattgggcaaaaaatgttaaagttattaaaaattcgccaggacattaccgtgtctcaggcaactagaacaagaaatgtaggaacaaaaataacatattttgataaatattaaaataaaagctaatttttacttaaaatacatccatatttacttgtatatgagtttttgtcttcataggataccgttaacctattcgcaggtatgaatagtttaacggcagtttcaaaactcctttttcaaatttttaaaaattttgttcaacaaatttcagaatttttttatcatctcattgggatttattgagaatataataggtaataaaaatatgaaaaaattatgaaaatatctcttatagtttttccgtacctgcgatttaaattttgaaattttcgagaaaagccaattatttggccatttttggcgaatgagctctatttcctttctgttatgaattttaagtaaaacgtattcagaatattatagtccggataactctaaatatactctgaaagtgtcactaaaattgaaaaacgttaaaccttaattCGTGAAgatcaaaagtcaaatttttcaatatttggaatttctcttcgaaagatagcgaaatgttgtatatttttgggctgattttgatgaaacttaccaaaaatataacacaaggCTTAGCACTACAAACAGtagacaaattaaaattaaccctatatagcactcggggttaaaattaccccaaacttctaaaaccataaaaaaattaaaattaaaccgtacaaattatatgtaccaattttgatcgaaatatcttcaaaattgcgacctgtactctgcgcacaaggtttatatggacagccagccagccaaccagacggacggatggacatcgtttagtcgactcagagAGTAATTctatgtcgatcggtatactttaaggtgggtgttagacttatatttttggtcgttacaaacatcgtacaaacgcattataccctccccaatatgctggtgtagggtataattaagtgaattcgcttattttcagaaaattgtgtgtgcgtaaaagcgtgtactttgagtgtaaaattttaacatgagTTTCAtgggttttttaaaacacaaaaatttgctaatatataaacaaataaaagttatgtaaatttgaacttttctacgTTTACtgcaataatatcggactaacaattcttgagttatcataaattatgtgaagaaacatctaaaaaaattctcaattttaaaaaataaaatttaataaaaaacttccacatagaatttaaaatttgtaccatatttgtactactggaactacagtacatcaaaattgtgtagtggtttaaaaagcctcaaaaattttatcgattttgttgccctgtgttatttacatatcgctggcttaacatgcaaaggctctaagtccactttttttagaagttgagattttaatgcagtaatgtacaataactaaaaatacattgattacaaagaaaaaaattggagttatctcgcattttgttggatttttgtagtgatgagcaaaagcgcttagtccaatttatcacaataaaaagctctaagtccctatataaagtacagtttaaccatttctgtcaaattgttcaatgacatgtattaaaacaagtaagagagctatattcggatgtgccgaatcttatatacccttcaccaaattatactttaaaataaatttttttaaatatttttaggtaaacaaaattaattttttttttttaattgcttttcaaaatttttttttttgaaattgtttttcaaaaaaagttttttccaaatttttttaaaaatttttttttttagtttttaattttttttttggaaaaaaatgtatgacaaaaaaaatttttcatgaaaaaaaattcgggttaaaaaatatttttcccgattttgacccattgtaggtccaacttactatagccttatctacatcgttgcaatggactttgaaatatctatcattagatatccatattgtctatattaatgacttagtaatccagatatagatcaaaaataggtcaaaaatcgagattgtcctggttttttgctcatatctccgtatggaccgattttgctgattttaaatagcaaacttctcgaaagcatgtctgacagaattattgaagatttggatcctgaagatatctggggtcttcagaaaattgatttcaacagacagacggacagacagacggacatggcttaatcgactccgctatctataaggatccagaatatatatactttatagggtcggaaatgaaaaatgtagaaattacaaacggaatgacaaacttatatgtatatacccttctcacgaaggcgaagggtataaaaaatggtcggtcaaattatttttcttttaaaaattcaataatttattttcggaagagggtcttatttgggagctatgactaattatggagcgatcggcatgaaattaggtgacatgatttccataGTATAAAGTATTTTGGTAGtgcatttgtatgggagctagagGAAATAAtataccgatttcagccagtttcattaGGCTTTGGCCTTGGGcctaaaaaagtgtatgtaccacattttatcgaaatatcttcaaaattaatcgactTATAAGGTCTattggttatttttatacccttcaccttcgtgagaagggtatatataagtttgtcattccgtttgtaatttctacatttttcatttccgaccctataaagtatatatattctggatccttatagatagcggagtcgattaagccatgtccgtctgtctgtctgtctgtctgtctgtctgtctgtctgtctgtctgtctgtctgtctgtctgtctgtctgtctgtctgtctgtctgtctgtctgtctgtctgtctgtctgtctgtctgtctgtctgtctgtctgtctgtctgtctgtctgtctgtctgtctgtctgtctgtctgtctgtctgtctgtctgtctgtctgtctgtctgtctgtctgtctgtctgtctgtctgtctgtctgtctgtctgtctgtctgtctgtctgtctgtccgtctgtctgtctgtctgtctgtctgtctgtctgtctgtctgtctgtctgttgaaatcagttttctgaagaccccagatatcttcgggatccaaatcttcaataattcggtcagacatgctttcgagaattttgctatttaaaatcagcaaaatcggtccacaaatggctgagatatgaggaaaaaaccaagacaacctctatttttgacctattttttacctatatctggattactaagacattaatatagacaatatggatatctaatgatagatatttcaaagacatttgcaaagacgtttaattttgtgaagggtatataagattcggcacagccgaatatagcactcttacttgttttttaatcaaattaaaaatttgtttttttgtttttttaaattattagtgaaaaacaagtaggagagctatatttggcagtgccgaatcttatacaccatttttaaaaaatttttttccaaatttttaaaattttttttttagtttttaaaaaattaaaaaattaaaaaattttatttttcccgattttgacccattgaagatccaacttactatagccctttatggactttgaaatatctatcattaggtaccagatatagatcaaaaataggccaaaaatcgaggttgtcctggtattTTCCTTGGTAttttccgatatattgatgtatgaatcatgtatgtaagttatttaggggctacggaaagttgatttcatcaTAGACactaacagacggacatggctatatcgaaaaagctctaagtccaaaaaaaaccttttatctcggcaaatacttattttatcatttaGCATTTACgcacatagaaaacaaagaaaaatacaaaaaaattgcgtttacagaattcaaaaatatttacgcaaaaaaaagtttaaatgttttttgtatctcctgtaaaattttaaaatatggacttagagcttttGCATGTTAATCCAGCGATATGTAATTGATTCAAATACTCTTGTGCTCCAAATGAAGTATGAAGTAAGATTTTTTACTGCAATTGAGAGCATAGGTTTTGAGTCGATTTTTGAACTCGAGGACTCATTATAAAGTCCATAGAACTCTTCAATCTTAAAATTctttcttgtttaatttttattaaaaaaaaattttcaaaatatttatacagtaaacattaaaaaagatagtacatacatattaaataaaaaaaaaactcaaattaaaattaaaataataatgattaaatgtaaaataaaatacaatatttttgtagcagtataaatattatttgtagcatttgtaaaatatcttagcttaactaaataataattataataataattaaatatgagCAACCTTATGCGAAGTATGAGAAATTTGTGGCACTtgtaaatatttggaattttgtgGTGGTATAATTAAGTGAGAGACATGATGGGTGGTATGATTCGAGggatgttgctgttgctgctggtgatgatgatgttgctgctgctgttggtgGTGATGTTGATGATGGTGGTGATGTGGTGGCTGGTGTTGCTGATGTGATTGGTGTTGTTGGTGATGATGTTGCTGTTGGTGTCCATGATGTTGAAACACGTTATGGCTGTTGATATGTGGTTGCTGATGTAAGGCAGTGGGATAACGTATCTCATCGTATAAATGCGAGTCCATGCTGCCTTTACGAGATTTGGGTGTGACCACTGAATATAAAGATTCTTTGCGTGCATAGGCATAGGGGGTGGGTGTGGGCGTTTGCGAGGTTAACGAGGAGGTATTACTGGGTGAATCATACAAGTCGGGTCCTGTTTAAAACACAGAAAATATGAAAGAATAATGATTAATGAAacgtttgtataaataaatatttgggaTTAATTAGACACTTACATACCCTCGATTTTATTGCGTACCATTTGTGTAAAGGCTGGCAAATCGGGCAAAGGTTTcagaaaacttttatttaaagtacCGGCACCACTTACTAAACCACTTCCACCCATTTCTTTTAAATGCTGCTCATTCGTGTGAGGTGGCAGAGGTGGAGGCGTTATTACTATGGGTGCATTTAATCCAGGAATTAAGCTGACATTGCGAGCTGCCAAAGCTGCCTCCACTTGTGCCTTTTGCAGATGATAACGCCTATAGACATATAGAAATCCTATACCTATGGCCACCATTATAATCAACAATATCACCAAGAGTGTGGTTAATAAACTATTTTCATGATCGGAATTATGATTTTCGGTGGACTTG comes from Calliphora vicina chromosome 2, idCalVici1.1, whole genome shotgun sequence and encodes:
- the NimA gene encoding uncharacterized protein NimA, with the protein product MSIFKKYLKILIFLNLILLNLSKANDGLKINTDLTAGIISDSLNSASSNNNQNFVESLNTPVQNNSESIAVLSNTPLENNHICTREEEYMEEMRTPSMQPVKIRTATWCLEFPPRCSNYKTEMREVVKVQNLTKTRTIRFCCAGYEGNISINDTVCKPVCRGGCGRGYCLKPDECSCEPGYMGKHCTQRCDHDHWGLECKNQCLCHNGAACDNKSGICHCTIGWTGEFCEQPCPMGTHGVMCRKACECDSKLCHPQTGACDNPMDPTLAPNATHVMIATLNSTIVNITHNLDRIAKNIVTIATTTENINFALPPQILELTTAKTIPEVIVIKQEEPPHTPKIIVHQQGQGLLENLHSGAKTPDVIHVITNWPAGTQPQHNLTQEDKINLAGFGIHTSKNMEESSKSTENHNSDHENSLLTTLLVILLIIMVAIGIGFLYVYRRYHLQKAQVEAALAARNVSLIPGLNAPIVITPPPLPPHTNEQHLKEMGGSGLVSGAGTLNKSFLKPLPDLPAFTQMVRNKIEGPDLYDSPSNTSSLTSQTPTPTPYAYARKESLYSVVTPKSRKGSMDSHLYDEIRYPTALHQQPHINSHNVFQHHGHQQQHHHQQHQSHQQHQPPHHHHHQHHHQQQQQHHHHQQQQQHPSNHTTHHVSHLIIPPQNSKYLQVPQISHTSHKIVGNIQNQRRFKALFTYFHLKTKIHKIMFSNSLIILYCILTCVCKALANSEIYGDIFPTSWDLTLYETIHNTENKCFEEKPAFYFQTKEYLPITGNGSSPFYHRFEVCCEGFRRSPKDWHKCIADCSNVSPDNCRHGFCRSPHHCECFEGFVKNLEGICVQTCPISCENGRCLLDGTCVCQPGFVLDFESRKFCIPDCYHIPCGLHQRCIAPGQCACAKGYKWMEGLGCQPICLPHCGHGRCVAPDKCECFAGFIKRPGRNICEAECYINCDNGFCETLYKCQCHIGFVYDTQTYSCVPDCQGLCQHGVCIAPGVCKCFEGYNLQDNTCTPICEKGCGLYGKCIAPNKCACGPGQQLCLSGLCNSSGHCVCPAGMTHFIDQCVFASSLTNTIYSYSQREFYNKQLNYEFNALIGRLFRF